Proteins found in one Xenopus laevis strain J_2021 chromosome 1L, Xenopus_laevis_v10.1, whole genome shotgun sequence genomic segment:
- the fgf22.L gene encoding fibroblast growth factor 22, translating to MCLPPLYTTPSFFLVFYTLLLLGASSSRAEVLPKRFARSYIHLEGDVRWRRLYSAMHYFLTIDPSGKVRGTRSYCTNSIFQVYSINVGVVAIHSAGSGLYLAMDRRGNVYGEEDYGPNCRFRERIEENGYNSYSSERWSHQRHPMYVAMRRNGWVKMGRRTRHTHRSAHFLPFPI from the exons ATGTGCCTACCTCCTTTGTATACTACCCCATCCTTTTTCCTGGTCTTCTACACCCTGCTGCTTCTTGGTGCATCCTCTTCAAGAGCTGAAGTTCTCCCAAAACGCTTTGCTCGAAGTTATATTCATCTGGAGGGGGATGTTAGATGGAGACGTCTGTACTCTGCAATGCACTATTTCCTGACCATTGATCCATCTGGCAAAGTAAGGGGGACACGAAGTTACTGTACTAACA GCATATTCCAAGTTTACTCCATAAATGTGGGAGTAGTGGCAATACACTCAGCTGGCAGTGGTCTGTATTTAGCCATGGACAGAAGAGGAAATGTATACGGGGAG GAAGATTATGGCCCAAACTGCAGGTTTAGAGAGCGGATTGAGGAAAATGGTTACAACTCATACTCTTCTGAGAGATGGAGTCACCAGAGGCACCCTATGTATGTGGCAATGAGAAGAAATGGGTGGGTAAAAATGGGAAGGAGGACTCGACACACCCACCGCTCTGCACACTTTTTACCTTTTCCCATTTGA